Proteins from a single region of Desulfolutivibrio sulfoxidireducens:
- a CDS encoding GAK system XXXCH domain-containing protein: MAPPPKPKLEKTLDRGDLASFLRHLADEAQSGALSFPQGQVPLAGMKALKITVKDTGRALRAKVRIKFPKPGEPDARPDGPDGPGGPGGPQGPTAPDTADAGTAGGETAPARPRYTSLKKRMKRDFKDIGASLAAGFDPKPAVVASFLADSRLMTTYRGKGDASYPDYLAALAAFETAAASGEPEAMVQAYRELAARKKQCHARHA; encoded by the coding sequence ATGGCTCCGCCCCCCAAGCCCAAACTGGAAAAGACCCTGGACAGGGGCGATCTGGCCTCTTTCCTGCGCCATCTGGCCGACGAGGCCCAGTCCGGGGCCCTGTCGTTCCCGCAGGGGCAGGTCCCCCTGGCGGGCATGAAGGCCCTGAAGATCACCGTCAAGGACACGGGCCGGGCGCTTCGGGCCAAGGTACGGATCAAATTTCCAAAGCCCGGGGAGCCGGACGCGCGGCCCGACGGACCGGACGGACCGGGCGGACCGGGCGGACCGCAGGGGCCGACCGCGCCGGATACGGCGGACGCGGGCACGGCCGGAGGGGAAACGGCTCCGGCCCGGCCCAGATACACCTCCCTCAAAAAACGCATGAAGCGGGATTTCAAGGATATCGGCGCGTCCCTGGCCGCCGGGTTCGATCCGAAACCGGCCGTGGTGGCCTCTTTTCTGGCCGATTCGAGGCTCATGACCACCTACCGGGGCAAGGGCGACGCGTCGTACCCGGACTACCTGGCCGCGCTTGCGGCCTTCGAAACGGCGGCCGCATCCGGGGAGCCCGAGGCCATGGTCCAGGCCTACCGGGAACTGGCCGCGCGCAAAAAACAGTGCCACGCCCGGCATGCCTGA
- a CDS encoding amphi-Trp domain-containing protein: MARKGKFSYESLQDSQILLTYLKALVRGFESGTMRFSVKDEEIVLHPSGLIHFGVEAKAKRGRMKLALKFAWREGEDEPGEGTDVLTVEPEAL, translated from the coding sequence ATGGCTCGAAAAGGCAAATTTTCCTACGAATCCCTGCAGGACTCGCAGATCCTTCTGACCTACCTCAAGGCCCTGGTGCGGGGCTTCGAATCCGGAACCATGCGCTTTTCGGTCAAGGATGAGGAAATCGTCCTGCACCCTTCGGGACTTATCCACTTTGGCGTGGAGGCCAAGGCCAAGCGGGGCCGGATGAAGCTGGCGCTGAAGTTCGCCTGGCGCGAGGGCGAGGACGAGCCCGGGGAAGGGACCGACGTCCTGACAGTGGAACCCGAGGCCCTGTGA
- a CDS encoding PhoU domain-containing protein → MKFLDGIEENLRFMVLEVTRQVENTLACLENPDPALIAKIESRDDYIDNLKSVIENVCYSKIHGPNGAYKPAVDMARAVNIVSSNLERVADHAVNIVMQVQYLSDPDFIKRYDYLAGFHEVDKALGIIVKALLSQDIPLAFKICRAEFNLDAIFKDNFDRILIDLRKGESPENCITSHNIFRYLERMGDSILNIGEAIIFAAVGEKFKIHQYQALKDTLAQRGAEVPISKGEFQSIWGTRSGCRIGKVPDKPGSTSHGVLFKEGNARKIIQERDNIERWEKILPGLPPRVQGFQSEGDSASMLLEYLGGCTLQQVVLSAEEDIAGNAVFLAEQTMGLLWEKTRKPGPVSAGFIRQLHARLEDVFRLHAEFDTPPRTLGDLEIWSFAELLEATAEIERQLPAPFSVFIHGDCNINNIIYDHVEQRIHFIDLYRSKDTDYVQDVSVFLVSNYRLPIMDQDMRQRPNQVIAHFLGFAREFARAHGDDTFEARLALGVIRSFLTSTRFEFNREFAKDMFLRGVYLMNRILAHAGTPWREFRLPDRVLHY, encoded by the coding sequence ATGAAATTTTTGGACGGCATCGAAGAGAACCTCCGGTTCATGGTCCTGGAGGTCACCCGACAGGTGGAAAACACCCTGGCGTGTCTGGAAAACCCCGATCCGGCGCTCATCGCCAAGATCGAGAGCCGCGACGATTACATCGACAACCTCAAAAGCGTCATCGAGAACGTCTGCTATTCCAAGATCCACGGCCCCAACGGGGCCTACAAGCCGGCCGTGGACATGGCCCGGGCGGTGAACATCGTCAGTTCCAACCTGGAGCGGGTGGCCGACCATGCCGTGAACATCGTCATGCAGGTCCAGTACCTGTCCGACCCGGACTTTATCAAGCGCTACGACTATCTGGCGGGCTTCCACGAGGTGGACAAGGCCCTGGGGATCATCGTCAAGGCCCTTTTGTCCCAGGACATCCCCCTGGCGTTCAAGATCTGCCGGGCGGAATTCAACCTGGACGCCATCTTCAAGGACAATTTCGACCGCATCCTGATCGACCTGCGCAAAGGCGAATCCCCGGAGAACTGCATCACCAGCCACAACATCTTCCGCTACCTGGAGCGCATGGGGGATTCCATCTTGAACATCGGCGAGGCCATCATCTTCGCCGCCGTGGGCGAGAAGTTCAAGATCCACCAGTACCAGGCCTTGAAGGACACCCTGGCCCAGCGCGGGGCCGAGGTGCCCATCTCCAAGGGCGAATTCCAGTCCATCTGGGGCACCCGTTCGGGCTGCCGCATCGGCAAGGTGCCGGACAAGCCCGGTTCCACGTCCCACGGGGTGCTCTTCAAGGAGGGCAACGCCCGCAAGATCATCCAGGAGAGGGACAACATCGAGCGCTGGGAGAAGATCCTTCCCGGACTGCCCCCCCGGGTTCAGGGATTCCAGAGCGAGGGGGATTCGGCCTCCATGCTCCTGGAATACCTGGGCGGCTGCACCCTGCAGCAGGTGGTCCTGTCGGCCGAGGAGGACATCGCCGGCAACGCGGTGTTTCTGGCCGAGCAGACCATGGGGCTTTTGTGGGAAAAGACCAGGAAACCGGGTCCGGTCTCGGCCGGCTTCATCCGCCAACTCCACGCCCGGCTCGAGGACGTCTTTAGGCTGCACGCCGAATTCGACACCCCGCCACGAACCCTTGGGGATCTGGAAATCTGGTCCTTCGCCGAACTCCTGGAGGCCACGGCCGAGATCGAAAGGCAACTGCCCGCTCCCTTCTCCGTTTTCATCCACGGGGATTGCAACATCAACAATATCATCTACGATCACGTCGAACAGCGCATCCACTTCATCGACCTCTACCGCTCCAAGGACACGGACTACGTCCAGGACGTCTCGGTCTTTTTGGTCTCCAACTACCGTCTGCCGATCATGGACCAGGACATGCGGCAAAGACCCAATCAAGTCATCGCCCATTTCCTGGGCTTTGCCAGGGAGTTCGCCCGGGCCCATGGCGACGACACCTTCGAGGCCCGGTTGGCCCTGGGCGTCATCCGCTCCTTTTTGACCTCCACCCGCTTCGAGTTCAACCGGGAATTCGCCAAGGACATGTTTCTTCGCGGCGTCTATCTCATGAACCGCATCCTGGCCCATGCCGGCACGCCCTGGAGGGAATTCCGGCTTCCGGACCGGGTGCTCCACTACTAA
- a CDS encoding HprK-related kinase B, with translation MPPPVNAAAPPLPRLAQAAKRLCRGFSPVASLPLHLAGTDVTVASDSLPLVEVLSDYFREFSRDPGPAAITILVRTTPPVPPDFCPGLDLVDQPFDPRETAAKEQWADLPDGRVVRKKRTGMVFAFGDAVHVAAGPCLDHADQVVNFINFRVAARHLSRGCLLAHASGVAKGERGLLLAGVAGAGKSTLALRLVGRGLDFVSNDRLLVGADAPRPRLYGLAKRPRVNPGTALSDPRLARVVPEADRSRYASLPEDRLWEVQRKYDVVIEDCFGPGRFRLSTGLCAVAVFTWRRGRGAARAVPVNLAERPDLLARVIKRPGIFLASPGTSDHDPGSFSARLEGVTAFEFSGGVDFPAAEDFLLDLLAD, from the coding sequence GTGCCCCCTCCCGTAAATGCGGCGGCCCCTCCCCTCCCCCGCCTGGCCCAGGCCGCAAAGCGGCTGTGCCGGGGCTTTTCCCCGGTCGCCAGCCTGCCCTTGCATCTGGCCGGAACCGATGTGACCGTCGCCTCCGACTCCCTCCCCCTGGTCGAGGTCCTGTCCGACTATTTCCGCGAGTTTTCGCGCGACCCGGGACCCGCCGCGATCACCATCCTGGTCCGGACCACCCCGCCCGTCCCCCCTGATTTCTGCCCGGGCCTTGACCTTGTCGACCAACCCTTTGATCCCCGGGAAACGGCCGCCAAGGAACAGTGGGCCGACCTGCCTGACGGCCGGGTGGTGCGCAAGAAACGCACGGGCATGGTCTTCGCCTTCGGAGACGCGGTGCACGTGGCCGCCGGCCCCTGCCTGGACCATGCGGACCAGGTGGTCAACTTCATCAATTTCCGGGTAGCCGCCAGGCACCTTTCCCGGGGCTGCCTTCTGGCCCACGCCTCGGGCGTGGCCAAGGGAGAGCGGGGACTTTTGCTGGCCGGCGTGGCCGGGGCCGGAAAATCCACCCTGGCCTTGCGCCTGGTGGGCCGGGGCCTGGACTTCGTGTCCAACGACCGGCTCCTTGTCGGCGCGGACGCGCCGCGCCCCCGTCTGTACGGACTGGCCAAGCGGCCCCGGGTCAACCCCGGCACGGCCCTGTCCGACCCCCGCCTGGCCCGGGTCGTCCCCGAGGCCGACCGCTCCCGGTACGCCTCCCTGCCCGAGGACCGGCTGTGGGAGGTCCAGCGAAAATACGACGTGGTCATCGAGGACTGCTTCGGCCCCGGACGATTCCGCCTTTCGACGGGGCTTTGCGCCGTGGCCGTGTTCACCTGGCGCCGGGGCCGCGGGGCCGCCAGGGCGGTCCCCGTGAATCTGGCCGAACGGCCCGATCTTCTGGCCCGGGTCATCAAGCGCCCGGGCATCTTCCTGGCCTCCCCCGGAACCTCGGACCATGACCCGGGGTCCTTCTCGGCCCGCCTGGAGGGCGTGACGGCCTTCGAGTTCTCGGGAGGCGTGGATTTTCCCGCCGCCGAGGACTTTCTCCTGGACCTCCTTGCGGACTGA
- a CDS encoding RrF2 family transcriptional regulator, whose translation MKLTTRSRYGVRLIVDIAQNGQTKPVPIKDIAERQGVSVKYLEKLVRELKRAGYVTSRRGPHGGHQLARPMDAITMDQIVLALEGDMELVDCLGGNGGCPRRSFCPTRVIWVEAARAVRERLGSLTLGELVRLAEAGAPPAGP comes from the coding sequence ATGAAGCTGACCACCCGAAGCCGCTACGGCGTCCGCCTGATCGTGGATATCGCCCAAAACGGCCAGACGAAGCCGGTGCCCATCAAGGACATCGCCGAACGCCAGGGCGTCTCCGTCAAGTATCTGGAAAAGCTTGTCCGCGAACTCAAGCGCGCCGGATACGTCACAAGCCGCCGGGGGCCCCATGGCGGGCACCAACTGGCCAGACCCATGGACGCCATCACCATGGACCAGATCGTTTTGGCCCTGGAGGGCGATATGGAACTCGTGGACTGTCTCGGCGGCAACGGCGGATGTCCGCGCCGGTCCTTCTGCCCCACGCGCGTCATCTGGGTGGAGGCGGCCCGGGCCGTTCGGGAACGCCTGGGATCCCTCACCCTGGGCGAACTGGTGCGCCTGGCCGAGGCGGGCGCCCCCCCCGCCGGACCGTGA
- a CDS encoding PAS domain S-box protein, whose protein sequence is MHIPPQSAPDRPAAGARKKRILIVEDDPISAQVLAKRIAMLGFDIVGIAEEADTALKLVRDGHPDLVLLDIRIPGEMDGIEACDVIQRRHHVPVILVTAFTQEEITTQAAEVNPYGLLFKPVDFSQLRVAVESALRKRAEEDLLDSAERFRSTFEQAAVGMCHFLPDGRFLRVNEQLCRILGYARDELGGLAIQDVVHPDDLEGATGPIPELLRGEIETFTTEKRLRRKDGSLLWALITLSPSWEASGRIAFITAVIQDITQSRRAAEEIRENEEALRKILHGIQAAILIIDPQTFTILDVNSIAETLVGRPGEDIVGRPCSDLGWQDKKGRDVTDCDRLLNTTLVNEEMRLKKPDGRIVPVVKTVIPAMSRGRHVFYEIVFDVSERKALERRLSIAQKLESVGELAAGVAHEINTPIQYIGDNLHYLQDAFADLRQVLDAALTVLSRPDVRAAAGQAAEGIDTARVAADLDFLEEEVPKSLAQSLEGVERVASIVRAMKKFSHPGGEEKTAVDLNKAVENTVLVARNEWKYVADVVTDLDPDLPQVHCLPGDFNQVILNVLINAAHAIGDALLDTPKKGTITIATKRDGDHALLSITDTGTGIPEKNRDKIFDPFFTTKEVGKGTGQGLAIVHDIVVEKHDGTIDVESEVGRGTTFTIRVPIGGNPETDRPRP, encoded by the coding sequence ATGCACATCCCGCCACAGTCCGCCCCGGACCGCCCCGCCGCAGGGGCTCGAAAAAAACGCATCCTCATCGTCGAGGACGACCCCATCTCCGCCCAGGTACTGGCCAAGCGCATCGCGATGCTCGGTTTCGACATCGTCGGCATCGCCGAGGAGGCGGACACGGCCCTGAAACTGGTCCGGGACGGCCACCCCGACCTCGTGCTCCTGGACATCCGCATCCCCGGAGAGATGGACGGCATCGAGGCCTGCGACGTCATCCAGCGCCGGCACCATGTCCCGGTGATCCTGGTGACCGCCTTCACCCAGGAGGAGATCACCACCCAGGCCGCCGAGGTGAACCCCTATGGCCTGTTGTTCAAGCCTGTGGACTTTTCCCAACTGCGCGTGGCCGTGGAGTCGGCCCTGCGCAAGCGGGCCGAAGAGGATCTTCTGGACAGCGCCGAGCGCTTCCGCTCCACCTTCGAGCAGGCCGCCGTGGGCATGTGCCATTTTCTTCCCGATGGCCGATTTTTGCGGGTCAACGAGCAACTGTGCCGCATCCTGGGCTACGCCCGCGACGAACTGGGCGGCTTGGCCATCCAGGACGTGGTCCATCCCGATGACCTGGAAGGCGCCACCGGCCCCATCCCCGAACTCCTGCGGGGCGAGATCGAGACCTTCACCACGGAAAAACGCCTGCGTCGCAAGGACGGGTCCCTGCTTTGGGCCCTGATCACCCTCTCCCCCTCGTGGGAGGCATCGGGCCGGATCGCCTTTATCACCGCCGTGATCCAGGACATCACCCAAAGCCGCCGCGCGGCCGAGGAGATCCGGGAAAACGAGGAGGCCCTGCGCAAGATCCTGCACGGCATCCAGGCGGCCATCCTCATCATCGACCCCCAGACCTTCACTATCCTGGACGTCAATTCCATCGCCGAGACGCTCGTCGGCAGGCCGGGCGAGGATATCGTGGGCAGGCCCTGCTCCGATCTGGGCTGGCAGGACAAGAAGGGCCGTGACGTCACGGACTGCGACCGCCTTCTGAACACGACCCTGGTCAACGAGGAAATGCGGCTCAAAAAACCCGACGGTCGGATCGTGCCGGTGGTCAAAACCGTGATCCCGGCCATGAGCCGGGGAAGGCATGTCTTCTACGAAATCGTCTTCGACGTCTCCGAACGAAAGGCCCTGGAACGCCGGCTGTCCATCGCCCAGAAGCTCGAATCCGTGGGTGAACTGGCCGCCGGCGTGGCCCATGAGATCAACACCCCCATCCAGTACATCGGCGACAACCTGCACTATCTGCAAGACGCCTTCGCCGACCTGCGCCAGGTCCTGGACGCGGCCCTGACGGTCCTGTCCAGGCCCGACGTCCGGGCGGCGGCCGGCCAGGCGGCGGAGGGGATCGACACGGCTCGGGTTGCGGCCGACCTGGACTTTCTGGAAGAGGAGGTGCCCAAGTCCCTGGCCCAATCCCTGGAAGGCGTGGAGCGGGTGGCCTCCATCGTCAGGGCCATGAAGAAATTCTCCCACCCGGGCGGCGAGGAAAAAACCGCCGTGGACCTCAACAAGGCCGTGGAAAATACGGTCCTGGTGGCCCGAAACGAATGGAAATATGTGGCTGATGTGGTCACCGACCTGGATCCCGACCTGCCCCAGGTGCATTGCCTGCCCGGCGATTTCAACCAGGTGATCTTAAACGTGCTCATAAACGCCGCCCACGCCATCGGCGATGCGCTCCTGGACACGCCAAAGAAAGGCACGATCACCATTGCCACCAAACGCGACGGGGATCATGCCCTGTTGTCCATCACCGACACGGGCACGGGCATCCCCGAAAAAAATCGGGACAAGATCTTCGATCCCTTCTTCACCACCAAGGAGGTGGGCAAGGGGACCGGCCAGGGGCTGGCCATCGTTCATGACATCGTGGTGGAGAAGCACGACGGAACCATCGATGTGGAGTCGGAGGTAGGCAGGGGGACCACGTTCACCATCCGCGTCCCCATAGGCGGGAACCCAGAGACGGACAGACCCAGGCCATGA
- a CDS encoding response regulator, with amino-acid sequence MKKRIVFVDDERHVLDALRRMLRGMRDQWEMTFVSTGEQALETMGKSPQDVIVTDMRMPGMDGVQLLNAVRERFPGVIRIILSGHSDTNMALQSVRHAHQYLLKPCGAEEFKATVDRAMNLKDVFLNDAVKTVVAKIETLPSMPRTYLELMAELRREEPSLRTIGELINQDVGMSANILKLVNSAFFGLRTHVSSPVHAVNLLGTEIIKALIISLRLFSRFDMERFPGFSLDLLWKHSLTTGLFAKTIAQVEGRSNAEMDDCYISGLLHDVGKLLLATNFEATYQEVLRRSRSEGRTVHDMENTLFSATHAEIGAYLLGLWGLPESVVTAIFFHHAPPPANPPGFSTLLAVHAANSLEHELVVFNAEYAPHPMDLDFLKRAGQSGRVETWRIACQEKLTEEYRLERETPLR; translated from the coding sequence ATGAAAAAACGCATCGTGTTCGTCGACGACGAACGCCACGTGCTGGACGCCCTGCGCCGCATGCTCCGGGGCATGCGCGATCAATGGGAAATGACCTTCGTCTCCACCGGCGAGCAGGCCCTGGAGACCATGGGGAAAAGTCCCCAGGACGTCATCGTGACCGACATGCGCATGCCGGGCATGGACGGCGTGCAGCTCTTAAACGCGGTTCGGGAACGCTTCCCCGGGGTCATCCGCATCATCTTGTCCGGCCATTCGGATACGAACATGGCCCTTCAGTCCGTGCGCCACGCCCACCAATACCTGCTCAAGCCCTGCGGGGCCGAGGAGTTCAAGGCCACGGTGGATCGGGCCATGAACCTCAAGGACGTATTTTTGAACGATGCGGTCAAGACCGTGGTGGCCAAGATCGAAACCCTGCCCTCCATGCCCCGGACCTACCTGGAACTCATGGCGGAACTGCGCCGGGAGGAACCATCGCTTCGGACCATCGGCGAACTGATCAACCAGGATGTGGGCATGTCCGCCAACATCTTGAAACTCGTCAATTCGGCCTTTTTCGGCTTAAGGACCCACGTCTCAAGCCCCGTGCACGCCGTGAACCTCCTGGGCACGGAGATCATCAAGGCGCTTATCATCTCTTTGCGCCTGTTTTCCCGCTTCGACATGGAACGCTTCCCCGGATTCTCCCTGGATCTTCTCTGGAAGCACAGCCTGACCACCGGGCTTTTCGCCAAGACCATCGCCCAGGTCGAAGGCCGCTCCAATGCCGAAATGGACGACTGCTACATCTCGGGCCTGTTGCACGATGTGGGGAAACTCCTGCTGGCCACCAATTTCGAAGCCACCTATCAGGAGGTCTTACGCCGCAGTCGAAGCGAGGGACGCACGGTGCATGATATGGAAAATACGCTCTTCTCGGCCACCCACGCCGAGATCGGGGCCTATCTGCTGGGCCTGTGGGGTCTTCCGGAAAGCGTGGTCACGGCCATCTTTTTCCACCATGCGCCGCCCCCCGCGAATCCGCCAGGCTTTTCCACCTTGTTGGCCGTGCATGCGGCCAACTCCCTGGAACACGAACTGGTGGTTTTCAACGCCGAATACGCCCCGCACCCCATGGACCTGGACTTCCTGAAACGGGCCGGCCAGTCCGGACGTGTTGAGACGTGGCGAATCGCCTGCCAGGAAAAGCTCACGGAGGAATACCGTCTTGAGCGAGAAACTCCTCTTCGTTGA